AGACAAATTCCTTTGATTAAGTCTCTAAAGAATAACCAAACTGTTTGCTggggaaaaaaattaaaatatatgtgtgtgtgttagAAAGCAATGACAGTAAGATACACTACTAAAaggaaacaagaaaaaaaaaatctggaaTAGTACAAAATCAGTAAAGTAAACCACATATAAAACGAAAGAAAATCAGAGCAGGAAACCAAACCTTATTAAAACCATGACGGGCCTCAATCACAAAAGTGGAATAAAGGGAAAATGGCAAATCAGTGATCTGCATATACATTCCAAAGAACAAACAGTCAGTACTTTCATAAACTCAGAAGTAGAGCCTAATGCATTATAAGACTTCAACTTCCACCATAAAAGTATCCTTAAGGAGATTAGAAATTAGATGAACATTTTATAAAATACACCAAGAAATCAGTATGCAATTCTGATTTTGGTTATTTTTACATTACATACAGCACTAATCGCCACAACACTCTATCAAGTACACTAACAATAGTAGCTTCCACGCATGCAATTCAGTCATCTGAAAGCTACTTATTTGACAGCATGAAGAACAAAATATACATATCAATGTGAGTGTATTCTTAGAGAGTGAAATGAAGAAATCAAGTCCCACCTGTGACCAAAACATAACACCAGCTAAAAATGCAAGAGTGTGCAGTATCTCATTCTCTGCATTCAGACCAGCTAACACCACAAAATCTCCTGATTTCTGCAGTTGAAAAGTAAGATCAAACATCGATAACACAACAGCAAAGGAAAGGGCTATACCAAAAGTCCATCACTAACCTTCCAAAACCAAGGCAATACCCCAAAGTACAAAATTGCAGAATCCATTAGGATGGTCACAAACTCATGGACAAAATGGAAGTGGCTGAAAGTGAATAAGATTCATCAGAGAAGACCAGTAATGTGAACATGCATATAAAGCCATATGACCATATACCACACTCACGCTGAGAATAAAAAACTACTGCACAACATACCTTTTATCAAGACTATAGGCTCGAGACTTTTCAAATTTCTCTTGGCTGATTAAGCCTTCCAAGGTTTTTGGAAGAACTGGCAGTTTTAGTGCTGCATGTTGCCGCAAATCCAAATATGATTCGAAGAAGTACATTAATATCATAAACCCTGAAAACAAATTAGGAGAAAcaggaagaaaaaaaatgatgagaaAAATAGGAAAGAAAGAACCAAAAACCACTAATTAGCATGGAAATAATTGCCATTTCAAAATAAGTGTAATACAAGACCTCATGGTAGCTGCCAAACTGTCCCAAAATTAAAACCATGAACAAGTACTTGTAATTTATACGTTCCTCCCAGAAAACTCCAATAAACATTATGAGAACCGAAATTCCTTACGCATTGTACTTCTTTATTACCATTTACTTGATACGACCATAAGGCTCATTAAAATACTAACGGAAATAGAAACAGGTTAATTCAACTGACAAAGAATACAACCCAGATCCCTAAAATTAAAACCTCACCAAAAAAAAGAGAGCTAAATGTTACTAGTCCGTCATTGCCTTGAGAATAATAAGAGAcgctaaaaaaattataaagttgaTGTTCTTCCTCATTACCTAAGCAACCAATCGAAGATTTTCTGATGCGATGCCCATACGATCAACCCATAATATAAATTTAGGACTGTCAAAAGAAACCCTAACTTCTTCATATTACTAGGTGAGTATCTTAACCTAAAAGAAAGAAAAGCGCAAAGAAACACACTCGCAAACGAGGCCAACTAAGTTAGAAAAAGAAAACGAAAAAATCGCATAATCGAATAACTGagaagaggaggaagaagatgAAAACGTAGCTGGTACTCTCAAATGCCGCCGACAATCATTAAAAAAATGAAGATTTCATGAAAATTTTCATACACGCATGATATTATATATGCAGATTATATGAAAAAAGAGAAAGTAGAAGAAAAAGTAGTACCAACGACAGCTTCCATGTAAGGAATCGCCATGGCTGAACCCTAATGCGCAGAGTTGCAGAGCGAGAAAGAAATAACAAATGGATTTTGTTTTTCCGTTCTCTTGCAGAAATGCAAAGTTCGATATTTTGTTTCTCTTTCCTAAGTAatgttttcatttttatttttattttataaataaattaagtgATAATAGCGAAAGTTGCCCTGTTTTACCTAAATTATCGTCtttcatttttaaaaattgtACAATATACCCTAAAAACTCAATCTATGTCAATTTAGACCCGAGgcgaaaattaattaaaattaaacttatAAAAAATCAAGACGTTGTAAAAAATACCTCTCACCTAAATTTAGAATATGAAATTGTATAGTATTAAAGAATATAGTTATAAACGAATGAAGTGTATTTTGTTCATGAATTAAAAATCTCACAgaacatattaaaatatttatttaattttgtataaATTATTATTAGTATTACCCATAATCTAATTAGGTTAGGACGCTCAGTGGTCTTAAGACTCGACCTAATTTTGGGGAAATTTTATCTGTTGACTGAGTATTCAAACCCAGTACCGGACAAAAAGGGCAACATTTTAAGATATCTTGTTTGGTTTGTAAGTCACAAGAACCCAAAATGGAATTTAAGCCCTCATTCAGAATATAAATTCTTTCCTTTTACTTATATTTGAAGAGGCAAATTTGGTTAAGCAATCATATTGACTGGGAATAATAGGCCATTCAAATattctttttcattattattattaagaaaaaATAGAAGTTAACGTAATtaacaaattaagaaaaaatctATTAGGTGAACATAATTTAGAGTAAAAAGTATTGATAGATTAGGttaagattgattgaataagCAAAAGTAGAGTTTCATACAAACCAACTAGATTATTTAAGAGTGAAAATGATTGCCAACTTTTCTCTAAACAATGCTACAGATGTTGTTTTAAGCCAATCATTCACTTCTTGGTGTAATATTTTCATGCCAACCACCAATCTATGAGAAGAGAGACCTATCTAAAAACATGTATATGAAAATGAAATATGTAACTAATTACAGGTAAAGACACCAAAACTGGAATAGAGAGAATTGAGATGCTCAACTCAAAATGCATAATATTCATAATGTACATGATTCTTGATTTGGACATATATCTTTATCTCTCTGAAACTTCAATTAGCTTACCTATAAGGTTCGCCAACAAGTTTCTTCAGTCACCTGTTATCTTATCTTAACTCACAACCTCCTGCTAGGTCTAAAAATTTGCTTCAGCAATACCATTTTGGGAACATTCCAATGCTCCACATGCCTGACAAAAAATTTCACATAAGAGTTTTTCATAGTATATGACTTTGTCCAGGGGGAACAATGAAGTAATTACCTGCATACTTTTCCAGACTGTGGATCAAAAAAATACTCTGTGTAACCGCTTGCTGCAATATAGATTGGTTAgtcaaataaataaagaaaacatTAAACAAAGATTATTTTTCTActgttttattatatatataggaaaATTTTATAATAGGATTACTAGTTTAGCCCATATCGGTAAGAGTGTTTCTGTTTTTGGGACGTAGAGAAATTATataccaatttttttatatgacgttgtacattgtagttatagcacACATCTCATCACTTgttaaaaaattctgaataatttatgaaacccaaaacataattcaaataGTCAATTGCACGCATgtcttttttttatatacttGTACATCTAACAATTTTGAATTCTTATTTTTGGCATTGTAAAGTATTTAAAAAATTTTTACACCGTCAAATAAAAAATGTTAGATTACAATTTATCTGCATGCCAAAAACAAAGACACGTCTACCTAAACTGGCACACCTACTATAGAATTTTCCCTAACGCATGTGCGTGTATGTTTTGACTCGAACAATGAGATCAAGCTTTTCTGTATTTTGTCATGGCAAACAAATCCCATAACAATAAACCCCTACTCACAAAGATCAACGATGAAAAATTAGAAGGTTCTTGCAAGAAATAAGAACACGTTTCATAATTTCTCTTCTCTAATACAATGGAAAAATCAACTGACATTAGCTTCCTAAACTCAAAAACAATGCCCACATTGATTGATAATTGATAATTGTTACTAAAccatttctttctctcttttttaaCCAATTGAAGAAGGAAGACAATGCACGTGAGAATATAAGACTTGCCAGAAAGAATGGGCTTCCATGGAAATGATAGCACACAGCTAAATCTCCAGTGACCAATTCCCTTATCCTGTGTCAAAAAAGGTTTTACATCATACATAAGTCCGTAGAAGTTCAAACGGTTTCTTCAGTTATGTATTGTGTTGAAGAGAATCATTAAATTCTAAGTTATCCGACCAAGCTAACTAAAGAAATGGTAGTTTATGAGAAGAGGCTAAGAGATTATTATAAAGTTTGAACACCTCAAAGTCCTCCCACTTCATAAGCTTCATCTTCGACCTCTCAAGAAGGGACCCAAAGTTCGTACAGTTCCTTTTAAAACGACGAAGTCCTTTGAAGGAGCTTGCAGGGTCGGCGAATTCACAGTCCTCTTCATAAGCATCAAGTGTAAGGTTACCTAAATGTCAAGTTTCATCAAAACTGAATTTAAGCAATAATTACTCGTATAACTAAATGAAATAAAACTGAAACCCAGAGATGATAGTATCACAATTATAGTCCAAAATTTATATACCAGAAGAACATGTTTAAGCAAAATGCTCATTTAGGTTATAAAAAACTCGGTATAAAGTAAGACAAACACTGATTATTCTTACACCTTCATCAAACAACAGAAACCCAGATTGTATGTCATCACTAGCATAGTCCAACGCTCCATCTTAAAACGATAATGTTTCCGCAAAATTCCCAAATAGGTCTTCTAAAACCGGTATGAAGTACGACAAACACTGAGCTAAACAGCTTATTATTCATTCAATTATATCAAAGCCACTGATACCCACAGATAAAGAGATGTTGATTATCATATAGTAAAAAAATTCTATTTCAGAAGCAACATGTTTCAGCAAAATTCACATATGGGTTACTCGAAAGCGTGGAATAAAGTTATACAAACATTGAACTGATGCACAAATGATAAGATATTACACGATAAGTTTTTCGTTAGAAGATATATGCTCTATCAAAATTCAAATGGGTTTTCGAAAACCTGGGCGGAAGTAAAAGAACAACCAAACCAAAAGCACTGACCATTCATCTAATAACATTGCCAAAGTTCACAAGCAACAtcaaaaataagatatttataacGAAAAGTCTCGAATATGTTGTCGAGAAACCTGTGACAAAGTAGGATCTTTCGAAGTCATCTTTGATGGCTTTCACAATCACGGCCCGGTCGACCAATCCCGACGCATCTCTGGCGAGCTCAAGAGCCACTTCACCAGCTTCGGCGTTGATTGGCGATCGGAAGAAGGAAGTGGCGATTCCCAAAAGCTCGGAGGCATTCCAAGCTACCTTAAGCAAAGCATTTTCAGGCTCGGTCGCCGAATTGCTTGGTGGGTTCTCCCCGGCGCAGCGAGTTCTTAGAAAACTCCGGCGAGGATTTGGTTGGCGAATCAAGGAATAGTTCAGGGAATTGAGATGGGAGACGGTCgaagaaaatgaaaaaatggCTGCCATTTTTGGAGAATTGAGAGTAGTCGAACAGGAGCTTTTGTTCCGCGGGTATATTTAATATATCTCACCCTCTCAGTAAACGGTAGCCAATAAAAAAcacattattaattttaaaacaaaagaaaaaaaattgaagtgattatatagtttttttttcagCAGAAGTAATTACAGTTTATTACACTTAAAATTGGAAAGCTTTTCTCATTCATTTTTTTGAGAAAAATACTAgacttttttttatattttttattgaaaggaaaattaataacataaaaattaATGAATGGAATAATCCTCTATCTTTTCCTGTGTTCTTATTaaaaagaaatgaagaaaatgtGCTAACAAAAAGCTCAAACCCTGAAGGAAAATGCTTAAAGATCATAAAAATGCTCTAAGCATTTCTTTTTTCATCCAAGAACAACTCATTTCTTTTCCCATAAACAAATATGCACAACAGTCCCAAGAAGTCTAAAACTATCCATATCTTCTTCTCTCCCAAACGATGGTTCCATTGCTCTGTTTAGGTCCTTCCACACTACTCATTCATATGGGATGCAAACCACCTCTGAGAAACTACTAGTTCTTAATTTAACCTCAGCATATCATCTCGATAGCAGCTGGTATTATGCAAAACTTCCTAGGCAGGAACCCGAGATGTTCCCCATCGGACTGAACAAATATGCTGCAACTTCCTGAAATATCTTCCACTTCAATGGAGTGAACCCTGCACCACATAACAGGATGTGTAAAGATAAAAACACACAAGATCAAAAACCGAATAGCTATGCACAGTTAGTATCATTACAGTTACTGCATAGGAGAGCTTCATTCAAGAATATAGGAGGTACCTTATTGAAGAAACGTTTGTTACTGATAAATGTGTGCCATTGTATAGCTTATGTAGTTTGAGAACAAAGTCATACCACTTGAAGTCCTGAAGAATCACTACCTGCAAGCAAAATGGACTCCAAATTTCAAATGTTTTATATAAACTTTTAACTGAGCAACAAATAAGgtcgatttttttttctttttgagaaagagaaaaaaaaagagtaacaTTTATCTACCTCAAAATCTCCACTAGATGGATCAGCATTTGGTGTAATTTTCATGCCACCACCAAAATACTTCGCATTACCAAT
This genomic interval from Humulus lupulus chromosome 8, drHumLupu1.1, whole genome shotgun sequence contains the following:
- the LOC133796761 gene encoding uncharacterized protein LOC133796761, with product MAAIFSFSSTVSHLNSLNYSLIRQPNPRRSFLRTRCAGENPPSNSATEPENALLKVAWNASELLGIATSFFRSPINAEAGEVALELARDASGLVDRAVIVKAIKDDFERSYFVTGNLTLDAYEEDCEFADPASSFKGLRRFKRNCTNFGSLLERSKMKLMKWEDFEDKGIGHWRFSCVLSFPWKPILSASGYTEYFFDPQSGKVCRHVEHWNVPKMVLLKQIFRPSRRL